The following is a genomic window from Pseudothermotoga thermarum DSM 5069.
ATCGATCCATCTAAAAAAGACATCGAAGTGTACGAATTATGACATAGAAGTTAACAAAGCTTTACTTCCATTCCCCGCGGTTCTCAATCGATTTTTGATTGAGAGATTTTAGAGTGTGCTTTTGTGGGCGTGTCTTTGGTTTGAAATATTTACAACATATTTAACGGCAAAAATTGTGTTGTATCAGTTTGCCTATTAGGCTTATTAAGGTGACTTCGAGTTTTTTTGCAAGTTTTGTAAAAAAAACTTGTTTATGTTTCTCACACAGCAAAGTGCTCTTTTGATCTTTTCTCCTGCCATTCTTATAATGAATGGCAGGAGGTTGGTCGATGAGAAGAGTTGTCGTAACTGGGATGGGTATAGTTTGCCCTATTGGAGTTGGAAAAAGGGCGGTCTTAGAGGCTTTGAAGAATCTTGAAATTGGTGTAGATTTTATCACCTCTTTTGATGCTTCGAATCTACCTGTTCGAATTGCAGCAGAAGTCAAGGGATTGAATCCAGAAGAATTTATAGACAAAAAGCTGGTTCGAAGAACGGACAGGTTTGTACACTTTGCTCTGATTGCCGCCAAAGAGGCTTTGGAGGAATCAGCGATCGACGTTGCCAAGTATTCAGAGCGAACAGCTGTTCTTATTGCCTCCGGTATGGGAGGGTTCATAACCCTCGACACTGAAAACAACAAATTCCTTCAATACGGTGCCTCAAAGGTCAGCCCATTCTTGATTCCAATGCTTCTTATAAACATGGCGTCAGGGATTTTATCGATCGAATATGGTATCAAGGGTGTCAATTTTGCTCCAGTGAGTGCATGCGCTGCCTCTGGTCATGCCATTGCGCTTGGTGCAATGCTGATACGCCATGGATATGCGGATGTAGCCATTGTCGGTGGTTCTGAGGCAACTATAGCCCCACTTCCAATAGCTGGATTTGCCAGTATGAAAGCTTTGTCAACCAGAAATGAGGATCCAAAGAAAGCCTCAAGACCATTCGATGTTGATCGAGATGGTTTTGTGATGGGTGAAGGAGCAGGTGTGCTCGTTCTCGAAGCCGAGGAAGTGGCAAAGCAAAGGGGAGCAAAAATAATAGCTGAAGTAAAGGGATTTGCGATGAACGGTGATGCATACCATATGAGCGCTCCTGATCCAAACGGCGAAGGAGCAGAAAAAGCCATGAGAATGGCACTTGAAGATGCTGGATTAACACCAGAAGATATCCAATACGTTAGTTGCCATGCCACCAGCACACCTGCTGGAGATGTTGTTGAAGCAAAAGCCATTGAAAGGGTTTTTGGAGATAAGGTTTTGGTTAACAGCACCAAGGCATTGATGGGACATTTACTTGGAGCGGCGGCAGCCGCTGAAACTGTAGCTGGAATTCTTCAAATGCTCAACAATTTCGTGCATGGAATGCCAAACCTTGACAACAAAGATCCAGAGGTAAACGTGAACGTCGTTGGCAAGCAAAATGTGGAATGCAAGATTGAGAACTTTTTGAAGAATTCCTTTGGTTTCGGTGGTCACAACGTTTCTTTGGTGATAGGGAGGTATAAAAGTTGAACATCGACGAAATTCTTTCGATTTTACCACATCGATTTCCATTCATCTTGGTTGATCGTGTGCTTGAAAAAAGCGAAAACCATATTGTTGCAGTAAAAAATGTAACGGCAAATGAGATTTTCTTCCTTGGGCATTTTCCGCGGTATCCAATTTACCCCGGAGTGTTGATCATCGAAGGTCTTGCTCAAGCTGCTGGACTTATGCTTTTAGACCCAGGCAAAAACTTCATTCCCCTTTTTTTGGGAATTGACAAAGCCAGGTTCAAGGCTGAGGTGAGGCCAGGAGACGTTTTAAAGTACGAGGTTAAGCTGAAGGAGACAAGGATGGGTGTTTATTTCGTTGAAGGTAAAGCTACGGTGGATGGAAAAGTTGTCGCCACAGCAACTTTGATGCTGGGAGTGAAAAAACAATGAAAACAAGGGTTACAAAGCTTCTTGGCATTGAACATCCAGTTTTGATGGGCGGAATGGCTTGGGCAGGAACGGCAAAGCTGGCGGCTGCCGTATCTGAAGCTGGAGGACTTGGCATCATAGGATCTGGAGCTATGAACAAAAGCCAGCTCAAGCAAGCCATAAAGCAAGTTAGAGATCTAACCAACAAGCCGTTTGGTGTGAACATAATACTCGTTTCTCCACACGCTGAAGAACTTGTTGAAACTGTGATAGAAGAAAAAGTTCCAGTTGTTACTTTTGGGGCGGGAAATCCCAGTAAGTACATTCCAAAGTTGAAAGAAAATGGGATCAAAGTCATTCCGGTTGTTTCGTCTGATTCGCTGGCAAAAATGGTTGAGAGAGCTGGTGCAGACGCAGTTGTAGCTGAAGGAATGGAATCTGGAGGACACATAGGTGAAGTTACGACGCTCGTTTTAGTAAACAAGGTGGCACGCAGTGTAAGCATTCCTGTTATTGCCGCTGGTGGTATTGCAGATGGAAGGGCCATGGCAGCTGTTTTTGCGTTAGGTGCTGAGGGCATCCAGATGGGTACAAGGTTTCTTGCAACAGTTGAAGCGGAAATACATGAAAATTACAAGAAAAAAATCCTATCGGCCTCAATAAGGGATACAGTTGTCACCGGAGCCAAGTTGGGTCATCCTGCCAGGGTTCTAAAGACGCCCTTTGCAAGAAAGATTTGCGAACTAGAATCGAAAAGCCCTGAGGAAGCTGAACAAATACTGGTTGGAAGCCTTAGACGTGCGGTACTTGATGGAGATCTGGAAAGTGGTTCCTTTATGGCGGGCCAAGTGGTTGGATTGATTGAAGAGATTCTACCGGTAAAAGAGGTAATTGAAAAAATCCTGGAGGAATTCAAAAGCACAGTTTTAAAACTGTGTAAGGAGGGAATGGAATGAGAGCGTTCATATTTCCAGGGCAGGGTTCTCAATATTCAGGAATGGGAATCGACTTTGCGGCTTTTCCAAGGGCAACCCACTTTTTTGAAAGTGCAAAAGAAGTCCTTGGGATAGATATGTACCATTTGATGAACAGCGATGAAGAGACACTTAAGTTAACTGAAAATGCGCAGCCTGCAATATACCTTGCAAGCTATATAGCCTTTGATGAACTTGTTAGAAATGGTTACACACCGAACTTTGTGGCAGGGCACAGTTTAGGCGAATACACCGCTCTTGCGGCTGCTGATGTCTACGATTTTGAAACAGGTTTGTACATAGTCAGAAAAAGAGGAGAATACATTTCTCAAGCGGTGGTTCCAGGTCAAGGAACCATGGCTGCCGTTATCGGTTTGACGCGTGAAAGAGTTCAAGAAATAATCAAGGACTTTGAGAACGTGTGGATAGCAAACCACAACGCTTACGATCAAGTTGTGATAAGTGGCTTGAAGGAGAAAGTCAATGAAGCATGTGAAGCTTTGAAAAAATACGCAAAAAGGGTTGTGGAACTAAAAGTAAGTGGTCCATTCCACACGCCTTTGCTGAAAACAGCTCAAGAAAAACTAGCACAAGATTTAAAAGGAGTCAAGTTTAGAAAACCGCGCTGGCCGATAGTGATGAACAGTTGTGCACGAATAGTTGTCGATCCCGACGAGATAAAAAGGTACATCTTGGCGCAGATCAGCGGACCTGTTCTTTGGTACGATTCAATGGTTTGTTTGTCAAACCTGGGTGTCAAAACCTTTATCGAAGTTGGGCCACAAAAAGTTTTAACAAACCTGCTTTCAAAGATGAAATTGGGTGATTGCTATCATTTCAAAGAAATTTTAGATGCTGAAAAACAAGTAAC
Proteins encoded in this region:
- the fabF gene encoding beta-ketoacyl-ACP synthase II, producing the protein MRRVVVTGMGIVCPIGVGKRAVLEALKNLEIGVDFITSFDASNLPVRIAAEVKGLNPEEFIDKKLVRRTDRFVHFALIAAKEALEESAIDVAKYSERTAVLIASGMGGFITLDTENNKFLQYGASKVSPFLIPMLLINMASGILSIEYGIKGVNFAPVSACAASGHAIALGAMLIRHGYADVAIVGGSEATIAPLPIAGFASMKALSTRNEDPKKASRPFDVDRDGFVMGEGAGVLVLEAEEVAKQRGAKIIAEVKGFAMNGDAYHMSAPDPNGEGAEKAMRMALEDAGLTPEDIQYVSCHATSTPAGDVVEAKAIERVFGDKVLVNSTKALMGHLLGAAAAAETVAGILQMLNNFVHGMPNLDNKDPEVNVNVVGKQNVECKIENFLKNSFGFGGHNVSLVIGRYKS
- the fabZ gene encoding 3-hydroxyacyl-ACP dehydratase FabZ → MNIDEILSILPHRFPFILVDRVLEKSENHIVAVKNVTANEIFFLGHFPRYPIYPGVLIIEGLAQAAGLMLLDPGKNFIPLFLGIDKARFKAEVRPGDVLKYEVKLKETRMGVYFVEGKATVDGKVVATATLMLGVKKQ
- the fabK gene encoding enoyl-[acyl-carrier-protein] reductase FabK, coding for MKTRVTKLLGIEHPVLMGGMAWAGTAKLAAAVSEAGGLGIIGSGAMNKSQLKQAIKQVRDLTNKPFGVNIILVSPHAEELVETVIEEKVPVVTFGAGNPSKYIPKLKENGIKVIPVVSSDSLAKMVERAGADAVVAEGMESGGHIGEVTTLVLVNKVARSVSIPVIAAGGIADGRAMAAVFALGAEGIQMGTRFLATVEAEIHENYKKKILSASIRDTVVTGAKLGHPARVLKTPFARKICELESKSPEEAEQILVGSLRRAVLDGDLESGSFMAGQVVGLIEEILPVKEVIEKILEEFKSTVLKLCKEGME
- the fabD gene encoding ACP S-malonyltransferase; amino-acid sequence: MRAFIFPGQGSQYSGMGIDFAAFPRATHFFESAKEVLGIDMYHLMNSDEETLKLTENAQPAIYLASYIAFDELVRNGYTPNFVAGHSLGEYTALAAADVYDFETGLYIVRKRGEYISQAVVPGQGTMAAVIGLTRERVQEIIKDFENVWIANHNAYDQVVISGLKEKVNEACEALKKYAKRVVELKVSGPFHTPLLKTAQEKLAQDLKGVKFRKPRWPIVMNSCARIVVDPDEIKRYILAQISGPVLWYDSMVCLSNLGVKTFIEVGPQKVLTNLLSKMKLGDCYHFKEILDAEKQVTVASL